The proteins below come from a single Corynebacterium cystitidis genomic window:
- a CDS encoding methylenetetrahydrofolate reductase has translation MSAKNSSSRPSARLSASAPLDGFDDTIQSMPSGVPGTAFRTRRPRRLALSFEVIPPRHDADEAKIDNLLATLNAYKPDYISVTSSARSQWLTGTTKFIKRISANTQARTIAHLACTAGTRDELTEWIYTLLDSGVRGFLALRGDLPEGVSKLDGDHLPHATDLVRLIREIEQQEAFRLAAGNLAVSVACYPSGHAESASPDEDLDVLLAKQRLGADFAITQLFFEAEDFLRFEQRARLAGVRIPLIPGIMPMTSLKRAERMGVLSGISVPDRVYQRMRQASNEAEEFEIGMEMTVDLARTILEAGTGGLHIYTHNNAEVTQDLLNRIGIPTPDALR, from the coding sequence GTGTCTGCGAAGAATTCGTCGTCGCGCCCATCCGCTCGGCTTTCTGCATCTGCACCCCTGGATGGTTTCGACGACACCATCCAGTCCATGCCTTCCGGCGTGCCAGGTACGGCCTTCAGAACCCGCCGCCCGCGCCGCCTTGCGCTGAGCTTCGAGGTGATTCCTCCGCGCCATGATGCTGACGAGGCGAAGATCGATAACCTGCTTGCCACGCTGAATGCCTACAAACCGGACTACATTTCGGTCACCTCGTCGGCACGCTCCCAGTGGCTGACCGGCACCACGAAGTTCATCAAACGCATCAGCGCCAACACCCAGGCCCGCACCATCGCGCACCTAGCCTGCACCGCCGGCACCCGCGATGAGCTCACCGAATGGATCTACACCCTGCTTGATTCGGGTGTGCGCGGGTTTTTGGCACTTCGTGGGGATTTGCCGGAAGGAGTGAGCAAGCTTGACGGCGACCACCTCCCGCACGCTACCGACCTGGTGCGGCTGATCCGCGAGATTGAGCAGCAAGAAGCGTTCCGCCTGGCAGCCGGAAACTTGGCAGTGTCTGTGGCTTGTTACCCCTCTGGCCATGCGGAATCCGCAAGCCCGGACGAGGATTTGGACGTGCTGCTGGCCAAGCAGCGCCTTGGAGCCGACTTTGCCATCACCCAGCTTTTCTTCGAGGCGGAAGACTTCCTGCGCTTCGAGCAGCGCGCTCGTTTGGCCGGTGTGCGGATCCCGCTGATCCCTGGAATCATGCCCATGACCAGCCTGAAGCGGGCTGAGCGCATGGGTGTGCTTTCGGGGATCAGTGTCCCCGACCGGGTGTATCAGCGAATGCGCCAGGCCTCGAATGAGGCGGAAGAGTTCGAGATTGGCATGGAGATGACCGTCGATCTCGCCCGCACCATCCTGGAAGCAGGAACAGGCGGGTTGCATATCTACACGCACAACAATGCCGAGGTGACGCAGGACCTGTTGAACCGGATCGGTATACCCACCCCTGACGCGCTGCGCTAG
- a CDS encoding ArsR/SmtB family transcription factor, with protein sequence MTEHAMEPHEELNRNLKLAEEWAGTFKILGDQTRLKLLSSIHFAGQYQYTVSELAKATEVRVATASAALRAMELNGTVKSQRDGRSIRYGISDDNVHDLLHWIGAGHRH encoded by the coding sequence ATGACAGAACACGCGATGGAGCCACACGAAGAGCTCAACCGTAACCTCAAGCTTGCTGAGGAATGGGCAGGAACTTTCAAGATCCTCGGTGACCAAACCCGCCTGAAACTGCTGAGTTCCATCCATTTCGCCGGACAGTACCAATACACCGTCAGCGAATTGGCCAAGGCCACGGAAGTCCGGGTGGCCACGGCCTCCGCTGCTCTTCGAGCTATGGAGCTTAACGGAACTGTGAAGTCACAGCGCGACGGCCGCAGCATCCGTTACGGAATCAGTGATGATAACGTACACGACCTGCTCCACTGGATCGGAGCAGGTCACCGCCATTAA
- a CDS encoding urease accessory protein UreD, which yields MWELPAGVFEHNPPRHPMGDLELGIAVSGGKSIATTQYHTRALKIIRPHYLDDSGQVYYIIVNPGGGYVGGDAYRMKISVADGASALITDQSAAKVYRTPGDFVVQNIELNVGAGGVLEYIPDQLILYRDADFRQRITANVDPQGSLFLSDIITPGWSPDGGQFLYEQAHLLNEVFMDGEPVLIDNMRINPLAGDFGEDKDFFMAGRTHVATAICFNPGLNDELLDEVRAVVKEHEAADESMIAAITECDRPGFVLRALGNRTEELLALVIAVASRVRGTLRGQGEIHLRQY from the coding sequence ATGTGGGAACTTCCAGCAGGTGTTTTTGAACATAACCCACCGCGTCATCCCATGGGTGATCTTGAGTTGGGTATTGCCGTTTCGGGCGGAAAGTCCATCGCTACCACCCAGTATCACACGCGCGCACTAAAGATCATCCGCCCGCACTACTTGGATGATTCTGGCCAGGTGTACTACATCATCGTCAACCCCGGTGGTGGTTATGTTGGTGGCGACGCCTACCGGATGAAGATCAGCGTTGCTGATGGTGCTTCCGCGTTGATCACGGACCAGTCGGCGGCGAAAGTGTACCGCACCCCGGGCGACTTCGTTGTGCAGAACATCGAGCTCAACGTGGGTGCGGGTGGTGTGCTCGAGTACATTCCGGACCAGCTGATCCTGTACCGTGACGCTGATTTCCGGCAGCGCATCACCGCGAATGTGGATCCGCAGGGTTCCCTGTTCTTGTCGGACATCATTACGCCTGGGTGGTCGCCGGACGGTGGCCAGTTCCTCTACGAGCAGGCCCACCTGCTTAATGAGGTGTTTATGGACGGTGAGCCGGTGCTCATCGACAATATGCGCATCAACCCGTTAGCCGGTGACTTCGGCGAAGACAAGGACTTCTTCATGGCGGGGCGCACGCACGTGGCCACGGCGATCTGCTTTAATCCAGGGCTTAACGACGAGCTCCTCGATGAGGTTCGCGCTGTGGTCAAGGAGCATGAGGCCGCTGATGAGTCGATGATTGCTGCCATCACCGAGTGTGACCGCCCAGGGTTTGTGCTGCGTGCGCTGGGCAACCGCACCGAGGAGCTGCTTGCCCTCGTGATTGCGGTGGCTAGCCGTGTGCGCGGGACACTGCGGGGCCAGGGGGAGATCCACCTGCGCCAGTATTAA
- the ureG gene encoding urease accessory protein UreG, producing the protein MSLIKIGVGGPVGSGKTALIERITRALDGEVSMAAITNDIYTTEDAKILAREGLLPEDRIIGVETGGCPHTAIREDTSMNDAAIEELQARHPDLELVFVESGGDNLSATFSPELVDFSIYIIDVAQGEKIPRKAGQGMIKSDMFVINKTDLAPYVGADLQVMADDSKEFRGDKPFVLTNLKTDEGLDEIVEWIRHDVLMLDLAK; encoded by the coding sequence ATGAGCTTGATCAAGATTGGTGTCGGAGGACCTGTTGGTTCCGGCAAGACGGCCCTCATTGAACGCATCACCCGCGCACTCGACGGCGAGGTGTCCATGGCGGCAATTACCAACGATATTTACACCACGGAGGATGCAAAGATCTTGGCGCGCGAAGGTTTGCTGCCTGAAGACCGCATCATCGGTGTGGAGACCGGCGGCTGCCCGCACACGGCAATCCGCGAGGATACCTCCATGAATGACGCAGCGATAGAGGAGTTGCAGGCACGCCACCCCGATCTCGAGTTGGTATTTGTGGAGTCTGGTGGCGACAACCTGTCGGCAACCTTCTCGCCTGAGCTGGTGGATTTCTCCATTTACATCATTGACGTAGCACAGGGTGAGAAGATTCCGCGCAAGGCTGGCCAGGGCATGATTAAGTCCGATATGTTCGTGATTAACAAGACGGACCTTGCACCTTACGTAGGCGCAGACCTGCAGGTGATGGCCGATGACTCGAAGGAGTTTCGCGGCGATAAACCTTTCGTGTTGACCAACCTCAAGACTGATGAGGGCTTAGATGAGATCGTCGAGTGGATCCGCCACGATGTCCTGATGCTAGATCTCGCGAAATAA
- a CDS encoding urease accessory protein UreF, translating into MQNIPTSRRAQLVVWHLTDSALPTGGFAHSAGLETYVQADDVHNPETYGAWLHGYLRQASFNDALAVKLAVELHTSSASEDEKLAGLEQLDTLLHAAQTPKQVRVSMNSMGKRMARVASIVAPEDVLVDKYEKAITAREMHGNPGIAAGLALAASGVDQREAVDAYLMQMANSMTQNAIRAIPLGQDAGQRVLVGAYPAIERAGDMTMEHTVADLGVVAPRLEIAQMQHEALRSRMFMS; encoded by the coding sequence ATGCAGAACATTCCCACTAGTCGCCGCGCACAGCTCGTTGTCTGGCACCTCACGGACTCGGCTCTGCCCACCGGTGGCTTCGCCCATTCCGCAGGTCTGGAAACCTACGTACAGGCTGACGACGTCCACAACCCAGAGACTTATGGTGCGTGGCTCCACGGCTACCTGCGCCAAGCCAGCTTCAACGATGCGCTCGCCGTGAAGCTTGCGGTTGAGTTGCACACTTCGTCGGCAAGCGAGGATGAGAAGCTTGCAGGCCTTGAGCAGCTAGACACCCTGCTGCATGCGGCACAGACCCCGAAGCAGGTCCGCGTCTCCATGAATTCAATGGGCAAGCGTATGGCTCGTGTTGCCAGTATTGTGGCACCGGAAGATGTGCTCGTCGATAAGTACGAAAAGGCGATCACGGCACGTGAGATGCACGGCAATCCGGGCATTGCTGCAGGCCTGGCACTTGCCGCATCTGGTGTGGATCAGCGTGAGGCCGTGGATGCGTACTTGATGCAAATGGCAAACTCGATGACGCAAAACGCCATTCGAGCCATTCCGCTCGGCCAGGATGCAGGCCAGCGCGTGCTGGTCGGCGCCTACCCTGCCATAGAGCGGGCAGGCGACATGACCATGGAGCACACCGTGGCAGACTTGGGTGTAGTAGCGCCCCGCCTTGAGATTGCGCAGATGCAGCACGAGGCATTGCGTTCGCGCATGTTCATGTCTTAA
- the ureE gene encoding urease accessory protein UreE encodes MIITDITENIADLPEAERENLTIDPVYFDNETRLKRVQRVAAESGEEIALRLPTDFRELKDGDILQRTDDKVFVAKMKPTDVLVIAPRTIREALVVAHTLGNRHLQAQFFDVDSEFGKEVMVVRYDHTVEHYLDHAGAPYTRGEHVMPEAFRHAEHSH; translated from the coding sequence ATGATCATTACCGACATCACTGAAAATATCGCCGATCTGCCTGAAGCAGAACGCGAGAACCTCACTATTGACCCGGTCTACTTTGATAATGAGACCCGCTTGAAGCGCGTACAGCGCGTAGCCGCGGAATCCGGCGAGGAAATCGCCTTGCGCTTGCCGACAGACTTCCGCGAACTCAAAGATGGCGACATCCTCCAACGCACAGATGACAAAGTCTTTGTGGCAAAGATGAAGCCCACCGACGTTCTTGTCATCGCTCCACGGACTATCCGTGAGGCTTTGGTAGTAGCTCACACCTTGGGTAACCGCCATCTCCAGGCACAATTTTTCGACGTTGACTCAGAATTTGGGAAGGAGGTCATGGTGGTGCGCTACGACCACACTGTGGAGCACTACCTAGATCACGCCGGCGCTCCGTACACCCGTGGTGAGCACGTTATGCCTGAGGCCTTCCGTCATGCAGAACATTCCCACTAG